Within the Nyctibius grandis isolate bNycGra1 chromosome 4, bNycGra1.pri, whole genome shotgun sequence genome, the region CAGGAGGGTTGTTGGGGTCCCTGAGGAGGGCAaagggggctctgggggggggcCCTGGCCatgctgggggtgcaggggggccTGGGGATgttgggggtgcagggggggccctgtccccccccccgggggCACCCACCAGCCCCCGCTCACCTGCAGCCCTTGCTCTTTGGCCACTTGCCTCTTGTGCTCCTCGTCCGCCTTGTTCCCGATGAGGATCTTCTGGACGCCGTCGGGCGCGtactgggagggagggggcggcgtgaggaccccccccaccacagggagagacccccccccagacccccccccagcacccccacctCATCCACGTCGCTCGCCCACTTCACGATGTGCTGGTAGGAGCGTTCGCTGCCGATGTCGTACACCAGGAAGATGCCctgtgaggggggggggggcatttacacacacaccctcctcgtgcctcagtttccccaccccGCGCCGGGCCCCCCCGTACCTGTGCCCGCCGGTAGTACTGCTTGGTGATGGTCTGGTACCGCTCCTGGCCCGCTGTGTCCCTGCagccggggagggcaggggcagtGCCACCACCAGCGGCATGAGTGTGGCAGGGCTCAGCCCCCACCCTGGGTGGCACCTAGCGGGGGTCAGACCCCCCCTTGCCCCCCTCGCTGGCACTCACCAGATCTGTATCCGCACCTTGATGCCATCCACCTCGATGGTCTTCATCTTGAAGTCGACGCCTGGCGTGGGGAGAGGTTACGGGGTGCCCCGGTGGCCCCCCATCACCGGTGCTGCTGTCACCAGGGTCCCTCCGGTGCCCTCACCCTCTCCTGGCCCACCCCGTGCTGCCAAACCAGGTGCCCACCCCGTGCCCAGAGCCGCAGCCCGGTGCCCCGGTAGCAGCCCGGTGCCCACAGCCGGTCCCAGGGCTGGCGGCTGGCCCTGGTGCTGGGTCACTGTGCGGGTGCTGGCCCCAGCCCCGGTGCTCCCCGTGCCCCCGGTTTCACCGTGCTGCGGTTCCCCAGTGCCCCCGGTTCCCCAGTGCCGCAGCTCCCTGGCACTCCTCATTTCCCGGTTTCCCGGTGCCGCGGCTGCCCGGTGCATCCCGTTCCCCGGTGCTCCCGGTTTCCCGGTGCCCTGGTGCCAGCGCTCCCTGGTGCCCCCAGTTTCCCGGTACCGCGGCTCCCCGGTGCTCATGGTTTCCCGGTGCTGCAGCTGCCCGGTGCTCCCGGTTCCCCGGTGCTCCCAGTTTCCCAGTGCTCCCGGTTCCCCGGTGCCCCCAGTTTCCCATTGTCGGGGCTGCCCAGCGTCCCAGTCCCCGGTTCCCCAGTGCTGCGGCTGCCCAGTGCCCCCGGTCTCCCAGTCCCCCCCGTGCCACGGctgcccagtgctcccagtttcCCGGTACCGCAGCTCCCCGGTTGCCTCGTTCCCCGGTACCCCCGGTTTTCCGATGACCCTGTGCTACGGCTGCCCGGTGCTCCCGTTCCCCGGTGCTGCTGTTGCCCGGTGCCATGGCTTCCCGCTGCCCATGGTTTCCCGGTTCCCTGGTGCTGCGGCTGCCCGGTGCTCCCGTTCCCCGGTGCCATGGCTGCCCGGTTCCCCGGTGCCCATGGTTTTCCCGTTCCCCGTTGCCCACGGATTCTCGGTTCCccgctgctgcagctgcccggTGTTCCCGGTTGTCCCATGCCACGgctgcccggtgccccccgTTCTCCCGTGCCACGGCTGCCCGGTGCTCCCGGTGTCACGGCTCTCCGGTTCCCCGGTGCCCACGGTTTTCCCGTTCCCCGTGCCCACCGTTCCCCGGTTCTCCTGGTTTCCCTGTTCCctggtgctgcagctgcccGGTGCCCACGGCTCCCTGGTTCCTCTAGTTTCCCTCTTCCCCGGTGCCGCTGATGCCCGGTGCTGCCCGGTTCTTCCGGTTGCCTGGCTGTCCCCGGTTCCCCCGCTCCCCGGTGCCGCTGCTGCCCGGTTCTCCCGGTTGCCCCGGTGCCCGTTTCTCCCGGTTGCCCCGCTCCCCGGTGCCGCTGCTGCCTGGTTCTCCCGGTTGTCCCCGCTTTCCCTGCTCCCCGGTGCCGCTGCTGCCCGTTTCTCCCGGTTGCCCGGTAGTCCCCAGTTCCCCCGCTCCCCGGTGCCGCTGCCGCCCGGTTGTCCCCGGTTCCCCCGCTCCGCGGTGCCGCTGCTGCCCGGTTCTCCCGGTTCCCACGGTTTCCCCGGTTCCCCCGCTCCGCGGTGCCGCTGCCGCCCGTCGCTCGcggtccccccgccccggtacCGATGGTGGAGATGTGGGCGGGGTGGAACTGGTTGTCGGTGAAGCGGCAGAGCAGGCAGGTCTTGCCCACGCCCGagtcccccagcagcagcagccggaACAGCACGTCGTACTGCTTGGCCAtggcgggccgggccgggccgggccgcgccgccgctgccgccgcgaCCGGGGGCGGGaacgcgccgccgccgccgccgccgccgcgccgggctggcaccggggcggggcgggggcgggcacCGGGGgaacggggagggggggacacgggggatgCACcgggggatgctctggggaaCGGGGAGGGGGCGACACGGGGGATGCACCGGGGGATGCACCGGAGGGATGCACCGGAGGGAacggggaggggacacgggggatgCACCGGGGGATGCACCGGAGGGATGCACCGGAGGGAacggggaggggacacgggggatgCACCGGGGGATGAACCGGAGGGAACGGGGAGGGGACTCGGGAGATGCACCGGGGGATGAACCGGGGTGAacggggaggggacacgggggatgCACCGGGGGGAacggggaggggacacgggggatgCACCGGAGAGAACGGGCAGGGGGCGACACGGGGGATGCACcgggggatgctctggggaaCGGGAAGGGGCACGGGGGATACACCGGGGGATGCACCGGGGAGAACGGGGAGGAGACACGGGGGATGCACCGGGGGGAACGGGGAGGAGACACGGGAGATGCACCGGAGGATGAGCCGGGGGGAACGGAgcgggggacacgggggatgCACCGGGGGATGCaccggggggagcggggaggggacacgggggatgctctggggaccggggaggggacacgggggatgCACCGGGAGATGCTCTGGGGAacggggaggggacacgggggatgAACCGGGGGATGCACcgggggatgctctggggaacggggaggggacacgggggatgAACCGGGGGATGCACcgggggatgctctggggaaCGGTGGGGGGCACGGGGGATGCAGCAGGGGACACGGGCAGGGATACGCTCCGGGGCACCGCGGGGGACACGGAGGGGGCAGAGTGACGGGCAGCCAGGGGTACACCAGGGGACACTGTTGGGGACACCGGGAGATGCTccggggcaccggggggggacacggggggtgCAGCGGGGGACACACGGGGATGCCCTGGGGAATATGGGGAGGGGACATCTGGGGATGCACTGGGGACCCCCCCAAGGAGAGCGTGGGGAACACAGGGGGAACGGCCGGGGTGCAgcaggggacactgggtgacaTGGGGAGCTGTGCAGGGGAGGCCCAGGGGACCCTCACGGAGGGACTGGGGGGAGCAcccaggggacactggggtgtccccagggctgaggatggagcagggcagggggcgGCAGGGGCCCCGGGGCAGAGCGGGGCAGCCCCACGGGCAGGGCcgcagtgggtgctggggtgcggTGCTGGGGTGCAGTGTTGGGTGCTGGGATGcggtgctgggagctggggtgaggtgctgggtgctggggtgcagcgctgggtgcagagctgggtgctggggtgcggtgctgggtgctggggtgcggtgttgggtgctggggtgcggtgctgggtgctggggtgcagtgTTGAGTGCTGGGGTGTGatgctgggtgctgggatgcGGTGCTGGGatgcagtgctgggtgctggggtgcggtgctgggtgctggggtgcggtgctggggtgcagcactgggtgctggggtgcagtgctgggtgctgggatgcagtgctgggtgctggggtgcggTGCTGGGTGCAGTgttgggtgctggggtgcagtgCTGGGATGCAGTGTTGGGGTGCATTGTTGGGTGCTCGGGTgcggtgctgggtgctgggatgcggtgttgggtgctggggtgtggtgttgggtgctggggtgcagcgTTGGGGTgcggtgctgggtgctggggtgcagcaCTGGGTGCTGCGGTGCAGTGTTGGGTGCTGGGGTGCGGTGCTGGGATGCAgcgctgggtgctggggtgcggTGTTGGGTGCAgcgctgggtgctggggtgcagtgttgggtgctgggtgcggtgttgggtgctggggtgcagtgttgggtgctgggtgcagtgctgggtgctggggtgcggTGCTGGGGTGCAGCGCTGGGTGTAGGGGTGCAGTgttgggtgctggggtgcagtgttgggtgctggggtgcggggctgggatgcagcgctgggtgctggggtgcggTGTTGGGTGCAgcgctgggtgctggggtgcagtgttgggtgctgggtgcggtgttgggtgctggggtgcagtgttgggtgctgggtgcagtgctgggt harbors:
- the RAB15 gene encoding ras-related protein Rab-15, whose translation is MAKQYDVLFRLLLLGDSGVGKTCLLCRFTDNQFHPAHISTIGVDFKMKTIEVDGIKVRIQIWDTAGQERYQTITKQYYRRAQGIFLVYDIGSERSYQHIVKWASDVDEYAPDGVQKILIGNKADEEHKRQVAKEQGLQLAREYGMDFYETSACSNLNIKESFTRLTELVLQAHRKELEGLRAPPCAPALARLDEEEQPPLGSEDSPKACWC